The sequence AGGGAGCGGCAGGCGTGGACGGAGAGACGCTGGCGGACATTGAAATGTACGGCGAGCAGCTATTCCTGCACGAATGTGAGCAGCTTTTGAAAGACGGCAAGTATCATCCTCAGCCAGTGCGGCGGCAGTACATCCCGAAGAAGGATGGCAAAATGAGGCCGCTTGGCATCCCCACTGTCCGGGATCGGGTCATACAAATGGCAGTGAAGCTGGTCATGGAACCCATCTTTGAAGCGGATTTTCAAGACTCCTCTTTGGATTTCGACCGAAGCGGAGCGCCAAGCAGGCGCTCGAACGCATTCGGAAAGCCTGTAACCGGAAAGGTAATTGGGTGGTCGACGTCGACATCCAAGGCTACTTTGACAACATCAATCAGGAGAAGCTCATGAAGCTGGTAGAAATGCGAATCAGCGACAGACGTGTACTAAAACTGGTGAGGAAGTGGCTGAAGGCTGGGGTTCTGGAAGAAGGAAGCGTCCGGCGCTCAGACCTTGGAACACCGCAAGGCGGAGTCATTTCGCCGCTTCTAGCGAATATCTACCTGAATTACTTCGACAACCTGTGGGAGCGTCACGGCAGCGGGATTGGAGAGCTTACCCGGTATGCGGACGACCTGGTCGTAGTGTGCAAGACGAAGAAGGAAGCGGACCGTGCGTACGCTCTCATTCAAGCGATCATGGAGCGACTGGACCTGACCTTGCACAGGGCGAAGACACGGGTTGTCGGACTATGGACTGGCGAGGAAGGATTCGACTTCCTGGGGCTGCACCACCGAAGACAAAGGCAGAGACCTCGCAAGGGAAGGTGTACTATACGACCCAGCAGTGGCTAACCCGGGAAGCGGAAGAACGCATACGGGAAGTAGTAAAGGAGCGGTTGGCTCCGCCGACCATGCGTCATAAGTCGCTTAACGATCATGTGGCATGGCTAAATCCGAAGATACAGGGGTGGCGCAACTACTACTACACGCCTTACAGCCAGCAGAAGCTTGCGAAACTGGATTGGTACATTCTCCAGCGACTTGCCCGGTGGCATGCCAAGAAACGCCAGCGCAACAGGTGGATGAGTTTAGTACGAGAAGTGAACATCTTAGCTCAAACGATGGGACTTAAAGCGCTCTTGTGATCTGCATGCCCATGAATGACGAACATCGGAAAGCCGTATGAGGGAAAACCTCATGTACGGTTTGATGAGGAGGGGCTGAAAATTTCTTCAGCCCTTTACTCTAGATGATACGCGTTGGGAGGAATCATAGAAAAATATTAGGGGTCACGCCTACTGAATGGTAATCGATGTACCCATCGTAAGTTTTATCGCAAGTGCCGTTTCGATTGAAATGGCGATGGCATTCTTTGCTCTTGTTAATGCGATTGTATTTATCAGAAATAGTAGAGAAGACCCCTTCCTCTGCAGGAAAGGTTTGACCTATAGAGTATGTTCAGCCCAATTGACTGGACTCAAACAAGAATTGATGTGGCTGAGCGAAGTAGACAGCACCGCTTTGCAGTCGGCGCTTAAACATCTTGCCGATGCATATGAACAATTTTTCAGAAAATTAAACAATGCCCCCTGTTTTAAAAGCAAGAAGAATCCGGTACAATCCTACACCACCCAAATCCAAGGGAAAAGCCAAATTCTTTCGTACTTTGGAGAATAAACTCGCTAAAGCCCAGCGCAAGCTTTCACAACGAATGAAGGGCGGCTCGAACTGGAAGAAACAACGAATCAAAGTAGCTCGAATACATGAAGACATCAGCAACGAAGGAAAGACTATCTAGATAAAGTTTCTACGCACATTGTCAAAAACCACGACTTGATTGCGATCGAAGACTTATCTGTACGCAACATGCTCACAAACCGGAAGCTGTCTAAAGCGATTAGCGAAGCCTCCTGGTCCTTGTTTCGTAAGATGCTGGAATATAAATGTACATGGTATGGTCGAGTATTGGTCACCGTAGGCCGTACCTTTGCATCCTCTCAATTATGTTCTTGCTGTGGATACCGGAACCAAGAGGTCAAGAATTTGAACGTTCGCGAATGGACATGCCCGGCGTGTGGAACGGATCATAACCGGGACTTGAATGCCAGCCTTAACATCCTGGCCGAAGGCAAAAGACTGCTACAGGTGTAGATCTTACATAAACTGCCGGAACGGTAGGGTTCGCTTGGTCAACTTCTCTTCGGTAGAAGGGACTACCCAAGAATTTCCTTCCTCTAACCTTCAGCGTAGGGAGGGGAGTGTTCAATGTTCTCTCATAGCTTCCCGGTTTTCTGACGACTCCAAATTTGGTTGCCAGAAGTTGGCCCTAATGTTCCCAAGGTTCTTTTTTTCATAAGAGAAGTTCCTTTGCATTAATATTAGTGCTTCCGTTCTCTTCCATCATAGTTTTTAATACGGACAGGTTATTGTTAACTTCACGTTGTATATTCCCTTTTAGCAGCTTAAGCAGAACACCGCTGACACCGGAAGGCTTCATGATGACATGATTGGCAAGTATGGTTTTATTTTCAAATGCTTTAAGCTCATATTTAGATTCGTAATCAAATCTGCCGCCGGCTGCTTGCAAATGGAGGAATTGGTCTGTCCGAGCTTCAATAACCGTAATGGTCTCTATTTCTTGCGAGTGGACTAAATCTCTTGTCAATCTATAGGTATCTTTACGATCTCCCGTTGGCTCTACGGTCATGACAGCATAATTCCAAGATGAAAAGTTCTCCACATTTCTTAAAAATTCATAAACCCGTGCCACAGTACAGTCAATGATTAACTCATTGCTAAATGAAATATCCATAGTTAATTCCTCCTTTGCTAGTGACAAGCTCTTCTTCTGAAAATATGTGATTAGATGACATATCATCTATATGCTAGAATAGATGATATGTCATCTATTGTCAAGAACAGATCTGGAGCGCAAAGTAGGGATACATAACCAAGTGGTTATCGCCGAAAGGAATAATATCATAATTAATATCAAACACAAGACTGCAAATGATTTTGAATACTCGGCCAGCAGCTGGCCAAGACTAGCTCCAACGAATGCGGAAAATGCATTTATGGCAAGAGCGCTCCCTCGAGATTCTCCTCCCAGGTGCCCAATTAGAACAATTATACTCGGATTTGCTATTGAAATACCTGTAACAAAGATAATACTCGCAATAACCAATGGAATTAGTGATCCGGATAAGGCTTCAACTCCTAAGCCAATTCCAGCAGTCGCCAAACCGGCGATAAAAACCCGTTTTGCTTCGAAACGTTTCAATAATGGCCCGGCAAACAGTGACATCACAATACCGGGTATACCTCCAATACGAATCCACATTAACCCCTGTTCATGAAGGTGGAATCGCTCCGAAACATAAGTGCCTAATCCTGAGTACATCGTCACAAAGCTGAATAATACTGTCGCTGAGACGGCAAAAGACACTAAAAGAGAAGGGACGGTGACGAGTTTTATCGTTCGTCCAATCACATGAGAAAGCGATAATTCAGCATGACTAAGC is a genomic window of Paenibacillus durus ATCC 35681 containing:
- a CDS encoding MFS transporter; the protein is MKDRKEFYDFFGIVLTLGTGSILVVSLLYVTIPLMPLLGSEFHTSPGQTVWAGSAYGFAYAVGNLIIGIFSDRFHRKTILGIGLVALALSTLAVGLSPTLAWLIVLRIIQGLIAASFPTVALAYIGDVLSSRYRPIAISILSSSFLLSGILGQLYAQAIGSWLGWSGVFEILAISYLVIAYFIYRLPAGGLSHAELSLSHVIGRTIKLVTVPSLLVSFAVSATVLFSFVTMYSGLGTYVSERFHLHEQGLMWIRIGGIPGIVMSLFAGPLLKRFEAKRVFIAGLATAGIGLGVEALSGSLIPLVIASIIFVTGISIANPSIIVLIGHLGGESRGSALAINAFSAFVGASLGQLLAEYSKSFAVLCLILIMILFLSAITTWLCIPTLRSRSVLDNR
- a CDS encoding reverse transcriptase domain-containing protein is translated as MRKACNRKGNWVVDVDIQGYFDNINQEKLMKLVEMRISDRRVLKLVRKWLKAGVLEEGSVRRSDLGTPQGGVISPLLANIYLNYFDNLWERHGSGIGELTRYADDLVVVCKTKKEADRAYALIQAIMERLDLTLHRAKTRVVGLWTGEEGFDFLGLHHRRQRQRPRKGRCTIRPSSG
- a CDS encoding group II intron maturase-specific domain-containing protein, whose product is MYYTTQQWLTREAEERIREVVKERLAPPTMRHKSLNDHVAWLNPKIQGWRNYYYTPYSQQKLAKLDWYILQRLARWHAKKRQRNRWMSLVREVNILAQTMGLKALL
- a CDS encoding SRPBCC family protein, with translation MDISFSNELIIDCTVARVYEFLRNVENFSSWNYAVMTVEPTGDRKDTYRLTRDLVHSQEIETITVIEARTDQFLHLQAAGGRFDYESKYELKAFENKTILANHVIMKPSGVSGVLLKLLKGNIQREVNNNLSVLKTMMEENGSTNINAKELLL